A single genomic interval of Coprobacter tertius harbors:
- a CDS encoding aminotransferase class IV yields MCLFVETLRIQDGKVWNIEYHNRRMNDTRATLFGAFSVEEDIRYYFSDLSIYKERTKCRILYREKVEKIEYLPYQLPCIESLRLVINDDVDYRYKCIDRKSIDRLFALRGETDDILIVKNGLLTDTSFCNVALYDGSNWVTPRNPLLKGTQRAFLLDRNRLREADISVMRIRDYKCISLFNAMISFGEIEIPVNRIFY; encoded by the coding sequence ATGTGCCTATTTGTAGAAACCTTACGGATACAGGATGGTAAAGTATGGAATATCGAGTACCATAACCGGCGTATGAACGATACCCGGGCAACGCTTTTCGGTGCTTTTTCGGTAGAGGAGGATATTCGTTATTATTTCTCGGATTTGTCTATTTATAAAGAACGTACGAAATGCCGTATTCTCTACCGGGAAAAGGTGGAAAAAATAGAATATTTACCTTATCAGCTTCCTTGTATCGAAAGTCTGAGACTGGTTATAAACGATGATGTGGATTATCGGTATAAATGTATCGATCGCAAATCGATCGACAGGTTATTTGCATTGCGGGGTGAAACGGATGATATTCTTATCGTTAAAAACGGATTGCTGACCGATACGTCTTTTTGTAATGTCGCTCTTTATGACGGAAGTAATTGGGTGACTCCTCGCAATCCTTTGTTAAAAGGAACGCAACGGGCTTTTTTGCTCGACAGGAACCGATTGCGAGAGGCTGATATCTCGGTAATGCGTATTCGTGATTATAAATGTATCTCTTTGTTTAATGCGATGATTTCCTTTGGGGAAATCGAAATTCCGGTAAACCGTATTTTTTATTAA